One segment of Mus caroli chromosome 6, CAROLI_EIJ_v1.1, whole genome shotgun sequence DNA contains the following:
- the Mkrn1 gene encoding E3 ubiquitin-protein ligase makorin-1 isoform X2: protein MHGVCKEGDNCRYSHDLSDSPYGVVCKYFQRGYCVYGDRCRYEHSKPLKQEEVTATDLSAKPSLAASSSLSSGVGSLAEMNSGEAESRNPNFPTVGAGSEDWVNAIEFVPGQPYCGRTAPSCTEVPPQGSVTKEESEKEPTTVETKKQLCPYAAVGECRYGENCVYLHGDSCDMCGLQVLHPVDAAQRSQHIKSCIEAHEKDMELSFAVQRSKDMVCGICMEVVYEKANPSERRFGILSNCNHTYCLKCIRKWRSAKQFESKIIKSCPECRITSNFVIPSEYWVEEKEEKQKLIQKYKEAMSNKACRYFDEGRGSCPFGGNCFYKHAYPDGRREEPQRQKVGTSSRYRAQRRSHFWELIEERENNPFDNDEEEVVTFELGEMLLMLLAAGGDDELTDSEDEWDLFHDELEDFYDLDL, encoded by the exons ATGCATGGGGTTTGTAAGGAAGGCGATAACTGTCGATACTCTCATGACCTCTCTGACAGTCCATACGGTGTAGTGTGCAAGTATTTTCAAAGAGGGTACTGTGTTTATGGAGACCGCTGCAG ATACGAACACAGCAAGCCACTGAAACAGGAAGAAGTGACTGCTACAGATCTGAGTGCAAAACCATCCCTCGCTGCTTCTTCAAGTCTCTCTTCTGGTGTTGGATCACTTGCCGAAATGAATTCAGGCGAAGCTGAGTCACGAAACCCAAACTTTCCAACTGTAGGAGCAGGTTCAGAGGACTGGGTGAATGCCATTGAGTTTGTCCCTGGGCAGCCCTACTGTGGCCGTA CTGCCCCTTCCTGCACTGAAGTACCCCCGCAGGGTTCAGTGACCAAGGAAGAGTCAGAGAAGGAGCCAACTACGGTGGAGACAAAGAAGCAGCTTTGCCCCTATGCTGCAGTGGGAGAGTGTCGCTATGGGGAAAACTGTGTGTATCTCCACGGAGACTCGTGTGACATGTGTGGCCTGCAGGTCCTACACCCAGTGGATGCTGCCCAGAGGTCACAGCACATAAAA tCTTGCATTGAGGCCCATGAGAAGGACATGGAGCTCTCTTTTGCTGTTCAGCGCAGCAAGGACATGGTGTGTGGGATCTGCATGGAGGTGGTCTATGAGAAAGCCAACCCCAGCGAGCGTCGCTTTGGGATCCTCTCCAACTGCAACCACACCTACTGTCTCAAGTGTATTCGCAAGTGGAGAAGTGCTAAACAATTTGAGAGCAAGATCATAAA GTCCTGCCCCGAATGCCGGATCACATCTAACTTTGTCATTCCAAGTGAGTACTgggtggaggagaaagaagagaagcagaaactcATTCAGAAATACAAGGAGGCCATGAG CAACAAGGCATGCAGGTATTTTGATGAAGGACGTGGGAGCTGCCCATTTGGAGGGAACTGTTTTTACAAGCATGCGTACCCTGATGGCCGTAGAGAggagccacagagacagaaagtgggaACATCAAGCAGATACCGG GCCCAACGAAGGAGCCACTTCTGGGAGCtcattgaggagagagagaacaaccccTTTGACAACGACGAAGAGGAGGTTGTCACCTTTGAGCTGGGCGAGATGTTGCTTATGCTTTTGGCTGCAGGTGGGGACGACGAGCTGACAGACTCTGAGGACGAGTGGGACTTGTTTCACGATGAGCTGGAGGACTTTTATGACTTGGATCTATAG